From the genome of Paraburkholderia largidicola:
CGCTTGAAGGTGGTCAGCACGATATACGAGCGCACGCTGTCGACGCCCGGCACCCGCATCAGCTTCTTCATCACGAACGACGACAGCGCGTTCAGATCCGGCGCGACGATGCGTAGCAGGTAATCCGCGTCGCCAACCACTGCGTGGCACTCCAGCACCTCGGGCAGCACGTCGATCTGCTGCTGGAACTGCTCGATGATCGAATCGCCGTGGTGTTTCAGCTTCAGGCTCGTGAAGGCCGTCACGCCGAGCCCGAGCTTTTCCGGCCGCAGCACCACGCGATACCCGTCGACCACGCCGATCGACTCCAGCCGCTGCAAGCGCCGCCCGATCTGCGATGGCGACAGCGGCACCTGCTCGCCGAGTTGCTGGTGCGTCGCGCGCCCGAAGCGTTGCAGGACATCGAGCAGCGCCAGATCGAAGTGATCGAGTTCTAGCATGTAAATTCTCCGCATGAATTGGCGATCTAATGCACGATTATCGCATCATCGCCGTGCGATTCGGAAAACATGCGCCCTTTCCGCGCGTTACCCGCTCTAGACTTGCACGATATCCACTTAGCCGGCGAGCCGCGCCAGTCAGTCATTCGTCATGTCAGTCCCGAACACCGCGAAGCTCAAGGAGCAATTCGACGCCGGCCTCGAAACCCGTGCCGACTTCACCATCGACCAGCCGACGCATCGCTACGGCGCCGTCGATCACGCGGTGTGGAAGCAGCTCTATACGCGGCAGACGGCGCTGCTCAAAGGGCGCGTGTGCGACGCGTTTCTGGAAGGCGTCGAACGGCTGAATCTGTCGCCGGAACGCGTGCCTTCGTTCGAAGCGATCAACGAACAGCTAATGCCCGCCACTGGCTGGCAGATCGTTGCCGTGCCTGGTCTCGTGCCGGATCAGGTGTTCTTCGAGCATCTGGCGAACCGCCGCTTTCCCGTGACGTGGTGGATGCGCCGCCCGGACCAGCTCGACTATCTGCAGGAGCCTGACTGCTTCCACGATCTGTACGGCCACGTGCCGCTGCTGATCAACCCCGTGTTCGCCGACTACATGCACGCGTATGGCCGCGCGGCCCTCGCTGCGAACGACGCGAATGCGCTGCCGCTGCTCGCGCGCCTGTATTGGTACACAGTCGAGTTTGGCCTGATCCGCGATGAAGCAAGTCCGAATGGCGTGAAAATCTACGGAGCGGGCATCGTGTCGAGCAAAGGCGAAACGCTCTACAGCCTGCAAAGCGACGCGCCCAATCGCATCGGGTTCGATCTCGAACGCGTGATGCAGACGCAGTACCGGATCGACACGTTTCAGAAGACCTACTTCATGATCGACGATTTCTCGCAACTGTTCGACGTCGCGCGTACCGATTTCGCGCCGCTGCTGGCCAGGCTCACGCATGCGGCACCGTTCCCGGCAGGCGTAGTACTCAGCACCGACACCGTCATCACGCGTGGCACAGGCGAAGGCTGGGAGACGGACGGCGACATCTGACGTAACGCGCTGCAGCAACCCTTCAACCGTGAAAAAATAGGACGACCGCGCATGCGTCGATGCATGCGGCATCGGCGCGGCCAGGCGCGCCTTCAAGAGGTGACACGATGATCCAGAAACTCTCTCCCGAGCAACGCACGACGCAGGTCGCTCAACTCGACGGCTGGCAAAACGTCGAAGGCCGCGACGCAATCAAACGGCAATTGAAGTTCGTGGACTTCAACGCAGCATTCGGCTTCATGACGCGCGTCGCGATCAAGGCCCAGGAGATGGACCATCATCCGGAATGGTTCAACGTCTACAGCAACGTCGAGATCACGCTATCGACGCACGAAGCAAATGGAATCACCGAGCGCGACATTCGCCTCGCACGTTTTATCGATGAAATTGCGGCGGGAAGTGACTTGAGCCGTTGATCGGACGAATGCCGGTGACGCTCCAAAACCCTGACGAAAACCCGTTATGAAAGCGTTTTGCAGGTAATCAGGCCACCAAACCTTCACTTCTTTAGGCGATTCTTAAGGGACACGTAAGAATCCCACGCGGCGCGGGCAATCTCGTCCATTCCTTCCTGCGGCAGCACGGTCTGTCGCTGTACAATCATCAGCGCATACGGCTTGGAGAGCGCGCTTGCCTCCTTGCACAGAACGAGTTCGTCACCGCTCGAAGGCGAGCGGGAACGCCAGAAATTGATCGCGGCTTCCAGTTCGTAGATCGTAATATCGGACATGGCTGGCAGATCTGTTGAAGGCCGCATCGACGGCACGCCGCACGGCATTCTGTGCAGCAGGCGCCCCGGCGAACCGCGTGCCCCTTGCCCAACCCATTGTACTTGAGCGAAACCCATGCGACTCCTTCTGATCGAAGACGACCGCCCTATCGCGCGCGGCATCCAAAGCAGTCTCGAACAAGCCGGCTTCACGGTCGACATGGTCCACGACGGCATCTTCGCCGAACAGGCCCTCACACAAAACCGCCATGAGCTCGTGATCCTCGATCTGGGTCTGCCCGGCATCGACGGCATGACGCTGCTCTCGCGTTTCCGTCAGAGCAACCGTCATACGCCCGTGATCGTGCTGACCGCGCGCGACGAACTGAACGACCGCGTGCAAGGCCTCAACTCCGGCGCCGACGACTACATGCTGAAGCCGTTCGAACCCGCGGAACTCGAAGCGCGTATTCGCGCCGTGATGCGCCGCAGCGGACCTCATGGCGACATGCCGCGTCCGGAAGTGTCGCTGGGTGGCGTGCGTCTGTCGGGTGTGGATCGCCGCATCTTCAACGACGACAAGCCGCTCGAACTGTCGCCGCGCGAATTCGCGGTGCTGGAAATGCTGTTGCTGCGCCATGGCCGCGTGGTCAGCAAGGCGCAACTGCAGGATCACCTGACGCACTTCGGCGGCGATCTCGGCGACACCGCGATCGAAGTCTATGTGCACCGGGTGCGCAAAAAGCTCGAAAACTGCCGCGTCGAAATCGTCACGGTGCGCGGCTTCGGCTATCTGCTCCAGGAAATCCGCCAGGCGTCATAATGGTCGCCAGGACCGTTGTGGTCTGACGGCGTCCGGGTTGTCCGACGGGCGGCCGCAAGCGCATCTTCATCCATGCGCGGCGGCCGCCTGTGTCATTCAGCCCGGATGTGAATTGCCGTTTCAACTGTATTTGGAACGCATGACTGACGCGGTCGATCATCCCTCGGCGTCGGTCTTTTACCGCGGGTTCGATCATGCCCTATCCCGCCGCGAATAGCCTGCGCCGCCAGTTGTTGCGCCGGCTCGCCGCTCCCCTTTCGCTGCTCGCGCTGATGAGCGGCCTCATCGCGTACTGGCTCGCGTGGCAATACACGCAGCATGTCGTCGACCGTTCGCTCGCCGACCTCGCCACGGCCATTTCGAAGCAGATCCAGATTGCCGGCCCCGAGGCGCCGATCACCGTGCCGCCGCTCGCGCAGGCGATGTTCTCGGATCCCGTCGAACAACTGGTGTATCGGATCAGCAATGGCGAAACAGAAATTGCCGGCGATCCGAAGCTGCCGCTGCAAGGCACCAACGTGCGGCGCATGCACTACGCGTACGTGTTCGAGACGCAGCATGAAGGCACAGCCGTGCGGGTCGCGCAGGTTCGCGTCGATCAGCCGACGGGCAATCCCGTCGTTATCGAAGTCGGCCAGCCGGTGCATCACCGCTTCCGTATCGCCGCCGAATTTCTGGTTGCGATCATGATGCCGCTGCTGCTGTTGCTGCTCGCGGGCTGGGTGATCGTGTGGCGCGTCGTGAACCAGCAGTTGAACCCGCTGACCGATCTCGCCGATTCGCTGAACCGCCAGACGCACACGTCGCTGGAACCCGTCGACGAAACCTTCGTCCCCGTTGAAATCCGTCCGCTGACGGGCGCGCTGAACGGTTTGCTCGACCGGCTGAAATCCGCGCTCGACGCGCAGCGCAAATTCATCGCCGACGCTGCGCATCAGCTGCGCACACCGCTCACTGCGATCAAGCTGCACGCGGAACAGGCAGCCATTGCGCGCGATCCGCAACAGACGCTCGCCGCCGTCAAGGAACTGCGTGCGGCTGCCGATCGCGCGGTGCGTCTGTCGAACCAGCTGCTGTCGCTGGCGCGTGCTGAGCCGGGTGAACAAGCCGCGCGTTTTGTGAATCTGGACGTCGCATCGCTCGCTTTCGATACTGGCGCCGAGTGGGTGCCGCGCGCGCTTGCCGTGCATGTGGATCTCGGATTCCAGCGGCTCGACGATCCGTCGAACGATCACCCGTTGATTGCGCGCGGCAACCCTGTGTTGTTGCGCGAAGTGATCGCGAACCTGCTCGACAATGCGCTGAAATACGTGCCGCCGTCACGGATGAACGGCGCGCGGATCACGATGACAGTCGCGCAATCGGTCGTCGATGGCATTCCGATGGCGGAAGTCACCGTCGAGGACAACGGCCCCGGCGTGCCTCACAAGCAGCAACCCGATCTGTTCAAACGCTTCTTCCGCGGCGACGGCCAGGGACTGAGCGACGGCACCGTCGACGGTGGCGCGGGTCTCGGCCTTGCGATCGTGCACGACATCATGGCGCTGCATCACGGCAGCGTGCATTACGAAGATGCCGCTGATGGCGGCGCACGCTTTATCGTGAGGCTTCCCGTTGCGGCGGGCGCCGTGCTGCGCGCGCCGGAACCGCAGCGTGAAACAAAAAAACCGGCGCATCATGCGCCGGTCGATCCCTGAAGCGTGTCCCAAGAAGTGCGCTGCGTTCGATACGAACGGCAGCGCACATGGGTCACTTTTTCTTCTTCGCTTTCTTCTCGTCCTTCTTGTCCGGTGCGGCGAGCATCGTGCCGCGGCACTTGCGCGCGCCGCAACGGCACTCGTATTCCTTCTTCAGCTTCTTCGTCTGACGCGCGTCGATCACGAGCCCGTAGTCGTAGAACAGCTCTTCGCCCGCGTCGATATCACGCAACGCGTCGATAAATACGTGGCCGTCGATCTCTTCCGCTTCGCAGTTCGGCGCGCACGAGTGGTTGATCCAGCGTGCGCTGTTGCCCTTCACCTTGCCGTCGATCACGTCGCCGCTATCGAGTGCGAAGTAGAACGTGTGATTCGGTTCGTCCGGATTGTGAGGATGCCGCCGCAGCGCTTCCTTCCAGGAAATCCGTTGGCCCTTGTATTCGATCAACCGCTCGCCGGCTGCGATCGGTTCGAGTGCAAACACGCCTTTGCCGTGCACGCCCGATTGACGCACAGCGATCCTGCGTGAACTCATTGAATCAATCCTTGTAGAACGGTGGATGAATAAACGCCTTGTTTGCCGATGCCTCCGCGTTCGAGGCGCCTTCGCAGATGCGTGGCTTTTCTGACGCGGATAGCAAACGCGGCGCCTTGCTGGCGCCGCGTCGACATGCGACGCACACAGCGTCACAACCGAAATCGTACACGGATGATGTGGCTTCGTTCAACCGTCTTACGTACAGATCCACATCGCATGTGCGCGTGATGCGTATTCTACGTAGTCGGTCGAACGCAGCGTTCAGCGCTGACCGAAGGAAATATCGCCGAACAGCGCCTTCTGTTCGCGCGGTTGCGAGCGCCAGTATTGCGGCGGAGCGTCCACCGTCGCGCCGAGTTGCGCGGCCGCGTGCCACGGCCAGCGCGGATCGTAGAGCATCGCGCGGGCCATCGCGATGAGATCCGCGTCGCCCTCTTCGATCAGCCGGTTCGCGTGCTCGGGGTCCGTGATCAGGCCAACGGCCATCGTCGTCATGCCTGTCGCTTCCTTCACTGCCTTTGCGAACGGCACCTGATAGCCGGGTTCGAGCGGGATCTTCTGCAACGGCGACACGCCACCCGACGACACATCGACCCAGTCGCAGCCGCGCTTCTTCAACTCTTGCGCGAACGCGATCGTGTCTTCGATCGTGATGCCGCCATCCACCCAGTCGATTGCCGAGACGCGCACGCCGACGGGTTTGTCGGCGGGGAATGCGGCGCGCACGATGTCGAAGATTTCGAGCGGAAAACGCATACGATTTTCGCGCGAGCCGCCGTATTCGTCGCTGCGCTGGTTCGCAAGCGGCGACAGGAACTGATGCAGCAGATAACCGTGTGCGGCATGCACTTCGAGTGCATCGATGCCCAGACGCGCAGCACGCCGCGCCGACGCTGCGAACGCCTCGCGGATGCGGTTGAGACCCGCGTTGTCCAGCGCGAGCGGCGGCTCCTCTCCGGCCTTGTGCGGCAACGCGGACGGCGCATGCGGCAGCCAGCCGCCGTCGGCGACGGGAATCAGTTGCCCGCCTTCCCACGGCACGTTACTCGAAGCCTTGCGCCCCGCGTGCGAGAGCTGCATCGCGACGTGCACTTTCGAGTGCTTGCGGATCGCGGCGAGCACAGGCTTCAGGGCTTCTTCCGTCGCGTCGTCCCACAGGCCGAGGTCGGCAGGCGTGATGCGGCCATCGGGCTCGACGGCCGTCGCCTCGATGCACAGCATGCCCGCGCCCGACAGCGCAAGATGGCCGAGATGGATCATGTGCCATGCCGTCGCTTCGCCGCGTTCGGCAGAGTATTGACACATCGGTGACACGACAATGCGGTTCGGCAGCGTCACGCTACGCAGCGTGAGCGGAGTGAAAAGTGCGCTCATGGTGGTGGGATTACCCATCGAAACTCAAGAGCGATCGAGGATAGCACCGGGTCCGATTTGCTGCAGACGGCCAGGCGCGTCCCTTTCAACAGGGTGAGTCAGCTTTGACTGTGAGGCGTATCGAGGCGCTTCGACCACGATTCGACTTCGCCGCTTTCGAGGCGCTTCATCGCGGTCTTGCGCCACGATGGCGTCAACGTGTCGAGCTGTGCCATCGCCTCCAGCGCCTGCCGGTCGTCGCGATCGACATAGAGCACGCGCAACAGGCGCTCGACGCTCCACTGCGCGTGAGGACGCGCGAGCCGCTCGATTGAATCGCCTGCGCCGACTTCGCCCGCTTCGAGCACGCGGTAATACCAGCCCGTGCGGCGCGTGTTCTGCACGGCGCGCGACATGTCGGCGCGCGCGAACCGCAGGTTCAGTTTCCAGCACGGCTGGCGAGGCTGCGATACCTGAACGATCGCCCCGCCGATCCGGTACACGTCGCCGACGCAAACATCCGCTTCCGTCAGGCCGCGCGTGCTGAGGTTTTCGCCGAATGCACCGCATCCGTCGAGCGTCGACAGACCGGAGGTGCCCGCCTGCCATTCGCTGCGCCAGGTTGCGTAGTGGTCGAACGGATAGTGATGCAGCGCTTTTTCCGGGCCGCCGTGATGCTTGAGTTCGGCCTGCTGATCACCTTCGAGGCCTGTTTCGCCCAGCCACACACGGCCATCGACAGGCGTCTTGCCGATCGCACTCGTCTTGCCCGGCAGGTCACCGTCCAACGGGGCGATCTTGCCGGTCAGCACGGCATCGACGGTAGAAGCGCGGTGATCCACGACGGTCATTGGGATGTGTTCAGGGTCGCGCGGCCAGCTGATCGAGCCATTCGCCGAACATGCTGGTCGCCGCGGCCTCCA
Proteins encoded in this window:
- a CDS encoding DUF3717 domain-containing protein gives rise to the protein MSDITIYELEAAINFWRSRSPSSGDELVLCKEASALSKPYALMIVQRQTVLPQEGMDEIARAAWDSYVSLKNRLKK
- a CDS encoding 4a-hydroxytetrahydrobiopterin dehydratase; this encodes MIQKLSPEQRTTQVAQLDGWQNVEGRDAIKRQLKFVDFNAAFGFMTRVAIKAQEMDHHPEWFNVYSNVEITLSTHEANGITERDIRLARFIDEIAAGSDLSR
- a CDS encoding SET domain-containing protein, which encodes MSSRRIAVRQSGVHGKGVFALEPIAAGERLIEYKGQRISWKEALRRHPHNPDEPNHTFYFALDSGDVIDGKVKGNSARWINHSCAPNCEAEEIDGHVFIDALRDIDAGEELFYDYGLVIDARQTKKLKKEYECRCGARKCRGTMLAAPDKKDEKKAKKKK
- a CDS encoding NADH:flavin oxidoreductase/NADH oxidase, which encodes MSALFTPLTLRSVTLPNRIVVSPMCQYSAERGEATAWHMIHLGHLALSGAGMLCIEATAVEPDGRITPADLGLWDDATEEALKPVLAAIRKHSKVHVAMQLSHAGRKASSNVPWEGGQLIPVADGGWLPHAPSALPHKAGEEPPLALDNAGLNRIREAFAASARRAARLGIDALEVHAAHGYLLHQFLSPLANQRSDEYGGSRENRMRFPLEIFDIVRAAFPADKPVGVRVSAIDWVDGGITIEDTIAFAQELKKRGCDWVDVSSGGVSPLQKIPLEPGYQVPFAKAVKEATGMTTMAVGLITDPEHANRLIEEGDADLIAMARAMLYDPRWPWHAAAQLGATVDAPPQYWRSQPREQKALFGDISFGQR
- a CDS encoding MOSC domain-containing protein, whose translation is MTVVDHRASTVDAVLTGKIAPLDGDLPGKTSAIGKTPVDGRVWLGETGLEGDQQAELKHHGGPEKALHHYPFDHYATWRSEWQAGTSGLSTLDGCGAFGENLSTRGLTEADVCVGDVYRIGGAIVQVSQPRQPCWKLNLRFARADMSRAVQNTRRTGWYYRVLEAGEVGAGDSIERLARPHAQWSVERLLRVLYVDRDDRQALEAMAQLDTLTPSWRKTAMKRLESGEVESWSKRLDTPHSQS
- the phhA gene encoding phenylalanine 4-monooxygenase, whose protein sequence is MSVPNTAKLKEQFDAGLETRADFTIDQPTHRYGAVDHAVWKQLYTRQTALLKGRVCDAFLEGVERLNLSPERVPSFEAINEQLMPATGWQIVAVPGLVPDQVFFEHLANRRFPVTWWMRRPDQLDYLQEPDCFHDLYGHVPLLINPVFADYMHAYGRAALAANDANALPLLARLYWYTVEFGLIRDEASPNGVKIYGAGIVSSKGETLYSLQSDAPNRIGFDLERVMQTQYRIDTFQKTYFMIDDFSQLFDVARTDFAPLLARLTHAAPFPAGVVLSTDTVITRGTGEGWETDGDI
- a CDS encoding Lrp/AsnC family transcriptional regulator; its protein translation is MLELDHFDLALLDVLQRFGRATHQQLGEQVPLSPSQIGRRLQRLESIGVVDGYRVVLRPEKLGLGVTAFTSLKLKHHGDSIIEQFQQQIDVLPEVLECHAVVGDADYLLRIVAPDLNALSSFVMKKLMRVPGVDSVRSYIVLTTFKRNGPLPLGHLTPGAAAV
- a CDS encoding sensor histidine kinase — protein: MPYPAANSLRRQLLRRLAAPLSLLALMSGLIAYWLAWQYTQHVVDRSLADLATAISKQIQIAGPEAPITVPPLAQAMFSDPVEQLVYRISNGETEIAGDPKLPLQGTNVRRMHYAYVFETQHEGTAVRVAQVRVDQPTGNPVVIEVGQPVHHRFRIAAEFLVAIMMPLLLLLLAGWVIVWRVVNQQLNPLTDLADSLNRQTHTSLEPVDETFVPVEIRPLTGALNGLLDRLKSALDAQRKFIADAAHQLRTPLTAIKLHAEQAAIARDPQQTLAAVKELRAAADRAVRLSNQLLSLARAEPGEQAARFVNLDVASLAFDTGAEWVPRALAVHVDLGFQRLDDPSNDHPLIARGNPVLLREVIANLLDNALKYVPPSRMNGARITMTVAQSVVDGIPMAEVTVEDNGPGVPHKQQPDLFKRFFRGDGQGLSDGTVDGGAGLGLAIVHDIMALHHGSVHYEDAADGGARFIVRLPVAAGAVLRAPEPQRETKKPAHHAPVDP
- a CDS encoding response regulator transcription factor; this translates as MRLLLIEDDRPIARGIQSSLEQAGFTVDMVHDGIFAEQALTQNRHELVILDLGLPGIDGMTLLSRFRQSNRHTPVIVLTARDELNDRVQGLNSGADDYMLKPFEPAELEARIRAVMRRSGPHGDMPRPEVSLGGVRLSGVDRRIFNDDKPLELSPREFAVLEMLLLRHGRVVSKAQLQDHLTHFGGDLGDTAIEVYVHRVRKKLENCRVEIVTVRGFGYLLQEIRQAS